In Maridesulfovibrio sp., a single genomic region encodes these proteins:
- a CDS encoding DUF362 domain-containing protein, whose protein sequence is MDRRDFIKKVVSCGIVAGSTLALGRVDSFWSAAIASEPDTHWDLIAVRGGEPDVMFDAAIDAYGGMQNFVTRGSRVVVKPNVGWDVSPELGANTNPLLVGRIVEHCVEAGAAEVVVFDHTCDNWRQCYINSGIRKAVEQAGGKVISADSQEYYREVSVPQAKRLKSTMVHKALLDADVFINVPVLKDHSSTRITAGMKNSMGVVWDRWYWHRNDLHQCIADFASFRKPDLTVVDAYNVMKRNGPRGISGNDVMAMKAQVLSTDPVAADAAAAKLFGVEPAEIRHIRLAAEMNLGRMELKDLHINRIKLG, encoded by the coding sequence ATGGATCGGCGCGATTTTATAAAAAAAGTTGTCAGTTGCGGAATAGTTGCCGGATCGACTTTGGCGCTCGGCAGGGTGGACAGTTTCTGGTCTGCCGCCATTGCCTCCGAACCAGATACTCACTGGGATCTGATCGCCGTCCGTGGCGGTGAGCCCGATGTCATGTTTGATGCCGCTATCGATGCTTATGGCGGCATGCAGAATTTCGTCACCCGCGGAAGCAGGGTTGTTGTAAAACCGAATGTTGGTTGGGATGTGTCTCCGGAACTGGGGGCAAACACCAACCCTCTGCTTGTCGGCAGGATTGTGGAGCACTGCGTTGAGGCCGGAGCTGCCGAAGTTGTTGTCTTTGACCATACCTGTGATAACTGGCGGCAATGCTACATAAACAGCGGAATCAGAAAAGCGGTTGAGCAGGCCGGAGGAAAAGTGATTTCAGCCGACAGTCAGGAATACTATCGGGAGGTCTCCGTTCCGCAGGCGAAAAGGCTGAAGAGCACAATGGTCCATAAAGCCCTGCTTGATGCCGATGTTTTTATCAATGTGCCGGTGCTCAAAGACCATTCTTCCACCAGAATTACCGCCGGAATGAAAAACTCCATGGGGGTCGTCTGGGATCGCTGGTACTGGCATCGCAATGACCTTCATCAATGTATTGCGGACTTCGCGTCCTTTCGCAAACCGGACCTGACGGTTGTTGACGCGTATAACGTCATGAAGCGTAACGGCCCGAGGGGAATATCCGGTAATGATGTCATGGCAATGAAGGCGCAGGTTCTTTCCACTGATCCTGTTGCCGCAGATGCGGCCGCAGCCAAGCTGTTCGGAGTTGAGCCTGCTGAAATAAGACACATCCGTCTGGCGGCGGAAATGAATCTTGGCCGGATGGAGCTCAAGGACTTGCACATCAACCGAATCAAACTGGGCTAG